A genomic stretch from Tribolium castaneum strain GA2 chromosome 6, icTriCast1.1, whole genome shotgun sequence includes:
- the tous gene encoding cilia- and flagella-associated protein 57: MSTLPILQPRLILGLRTDVKGNAQFITDEEIIYPVGAVLTIHNLNQKRQKYIKLADKGKNVTEVVVSPNKKLVAVAETGEKPFITLWCPLTYKKKRQINLPTDKEISAEKFTAVAFTFDSKYIVCVSGEPDWTLYYFRCDKGKLESSARANNISNTGYVRQIACNPNDANLLALVGDGLIRILACTDYTWRQYGYSKGDQWNFSSAVWLTQDRLLVGTLDGRLLVIESGELKFVFSAADLAVMDLKPKDELQQSSQTSLKVLSDDEIDPNEDYSIRSLIQFPRGFAFGYLTGTVHLYEMETPHKFIKRNIFKIPDHTITREYEEETEQKMTTVNCVSINPSQGKLMVTCRESQIYNATLWMQDSAITTAVESMFTEYGPALHNGPIGSMAVCNWKPILLTAGRNDRTLKIWNYETEELELMQQFQDDLYGVALHPSGLYAIVGFSDKLRFLTVMIEEFEMTREFNIRVCKMCVFSRLGYLFAAANGNVIQVYSSITFEMLYNLKGHNGRIFGMSWTADDRKMASCGSEGAVYEWVVQESKRLSETIMKQCEFKGVAITTDGRSIFVVANDGHIRELMNSNVHRDVLVTTAGLDSMVMSKIDQMLFVAGNGGTVYNIKLPLLEKAEYHEYSIHADVVTQMLVSFDDKYLFTGSDEGTICFWKLLNTEGKAIKMDKDFQPSKDILISRQILEERIAQTKNLQMRLKELESEYAYQLRQNDVVNSLRMKEIHSGYCQAIEELKEKNEQLENDHVQEIHNINLDIKQMKLDHEEFVRELEANYNEKLIFEYEKYLRLEEKMEKMRRYYEKELDDLRKAKQDSEEIITNGFLEKLEEKQMQFEELVEQTARKTKAHEVIKQQIEDDADREIYELKAAHAKELKEEQELNVKIRGETAIVKKKLISSQKEIDELKSKVHTLDHDHAKLKKTIINLEKDIVDLKKEISERDATIQDKEKRIFDLKRKNQELEKFKFILDFKIKELKSQIEPREQMIQEQTEQINAMVKELENLQRVILSLDLQLHELREKLYASDNEVKKQIAKNAAMNRALKKIKTDIFLASGQIQNVPLLIKTVKEMYHKFNIDEDFELTQAEDTEVKSEFLRQREFLERTVTSLQMQVNKSTSTLSSDKVKLTEENAVLLVETNMLRKQLKDEQRRKDKLQSILGVNQKYLPPKVAMERVQNATATREEIKKEYRKTIEYNEKSMQALREENDRLLNKILVEASNTTEMSPTAGELSIQEDNKND, from the exons ATGTCGACTTTACCAATCCTTCAACCCCGTCTTATTTTAGGCTTACGAACCGATGTTAAAGGCAATGCCCAATTCATCACAGACgaagaaataatttacccCGTGGGGGCGGTTTTAACCATCCACAACCTCAAccaaaaacgccaaaaatacATCAAACTTGCAGACAAGGGTAAAAATGTGACTGAAGTGGTGGTCAGTCCCAACAA AAAACTAGTCGCCGTGGCTGAAACAGGAGAAAAACCCTTCATAACCCTGTGGTGCCCCTTAACTTACAAAAAGAAACGCCAAATTAACCTTCCAACTGATAAGGAAATTTCAGCTGAGAAATTCACAGCAGTTGCGTTTACTTTTGACTCGAAATACATTGTTTGTGTGAGTGGGGAACCTGACTGGACCTTGTACTACTTCAGGTGCGATAAGGGCAAACTTGAGAGTAGTGCTAGGGCTAATAATATTAGCAATACGGGGTATGTGAGGCAG ATCGCTTGCAATCCCAACGATGCTAATCTTTTAGCCCTGGTTGGTGATGGGCTAATCCGAATTTTGGCTTGTACTGACTACACCTGGAGGCAGTATGGGTACAGCAAAGGCGATCAGTGGAACTTTAGCTCAGCCGTTTGGTTAACACAGGACCGGCTTTTGGTGGGTACTCTCGATGGGCGCCTTTTGGTTATTGAAAGTGGCGagttgaaatttgttttttcggCCGCTGATTTAGCAGTGATGGACTTGAAACCAAAAGACGA GTTGCAACAATCGTCTCAAACCAGCCTCAAAGTTTTGAGTGACGACGAAATTGACCCGAATGAGGATTACAGCATCCGCTCCCTAATCCAGTTTCCGCGCGGTTTTGCCTTTGGTTACCTAACCGGAACCGTGCACTTGTACGAAATGGAAACCCCTCACAAATTCATCAAACGCAACATCTTCAAAATCCCCGACCACACAATAACCCGCGAGTACGAGGAAGAAACCGAGCAGAAAATGACCACAGTCAACTGCGTCTCCATCAACCCATCGCAGGGCAAGCTCATGGTCACTTGCAGGGAGAGCCAGATCTACAACGCGACTCTCTGGATGCAAGACTCCGCAATCACCACCGCAGTCGAGTCAATGTTCACCGAATATGGGCCAGCCCTCCATAACGGACCCATCGGGAGCATGGCGGTGTGCAACTGGAAGCCCATCCTGCTCACGGCTGGTCGCAACGACCGTACTTTGAAAATCTGGAACTACGAGACGGAGGAACTGGAGCTGATGCAGCAGTTCCAGGACGATTTGTACGGAGTTGCCTTGCACCCGAGTGGCCTTTATGCCATTGTTGGCTTCTCGGACAAGTTGCGGTTTCTGACTGTGATGATCGAAGAGTTTGAAATGACGCGAGAGTTTAACATCCGCGTTTGCAAGATGTGTGTCTTCAGCAGGCTGGGGTACTTGTTTGCTGCTGCGAACGGGAACGTTATTCAAGTTTACTCGAGTATTACTTTCGAAATGTTGTATAACTTGAAGGGGCACAATGGGCGCATTTTTGGCATGTCTTGGACGGCCGATGACCGGAAGATGGCGTCGTGTGGGAGCGAGGGGGCTGTGTATGAGTGGGTGGTGCAGGAGTCGAAACGGTTGTCGGAAACTATAATGAAGCAGTGCGAGTTTAAAGGAGTTGCGATTACGACGGATGGGAGGTCGATTTTTGTCGTGGCAAATGACGGGCATATCAGGGAATTGATGAATTCGAACGTCCATAGAGATGTTTTGGTCACAACGGCCGGTTTGGACTCGATGGTTATGTCGAAAATCGACCAAATGCTGTTCGTGGCTGGAAATGGGGGGACTGTTTACAATATTAAGTTGCCACTGTTGGAAAAAGCCGAGTATCACGAGTATAGCATTCATGCCGATGTTGTCACACAA ATGTTAGTGTCTTTCGACGACAAGTACCTTTTCACCGGTTCAGATGAGGGCACAATTTGCTTTTGGAAGTTGTTAAATACCGAAGGGAAAGCTATCAAAATGGATAAGGATTTTCAACCGTCGAAGGATATCCTCATTTCTCGCCAAATCCTTGAGGAACGAATTGCACAAACTAAGAATCTTCAAATGAGGTTGAAGGAACTAGAGTCGGAATATGCCTATCAGTTAAGGCAAAATGACGTCGTCAATAGTTTGAGGATGAAGGAGATACATTCTGGTTACTGTCAAGCAATCGAGGAACTGAAGGAAAAAAACgaa CAACTCGAAAATGACCACGTGCAAGAAATCCACAACATCAATCTAGACATCAAGCAAATGAAATTGGACCATGAGGAGTTCGTGCGCGAATTGGAGGCCAACTAcaacgaaaaattaattttcgaaTACGAGAAATACCTCCGACTGGAggaaaaaatggaaaagatGAGACGCTACTACGAGAAAGAGTTAGACGACTTGAGAAAAGCGAAACAAGACTCGGAGGAGATAATAACGAATGGGTTCCTCGAAAAATTGGAGGAGAAACAGATGCAGTTTGAGGAG TTGGTTGAACAAACCGCTCGCAAAACCAAAGCCCACGAAGTGATCAAACAACAAATTGAAGATGACGCCGATCGAGAGATTTACGAATTGAAGGCGGCCCATGCCAAAGAACTCAAAGAAGAGCAAGAGTTGAACGTGAAGATTCGAGGCGAAACGGCGATCGTGAAGAAAAAACTGATTTCATCGCAGAAGGAAATCGACGAATTGAAAAGCAAAGTGCACACTTTGGACCACGACCATGCCAAGTTGAAGAAAACAATCATCAATCTTGAGAAAGATATCGTCGATTTGAAGAAGGAGATCTCGGAACGCGACGCCACGATTCAAGACAAAGAAAAACGCATCTTTGATTTGAAGCGGAAGAACCAAGAGTTGGAGAAGTTTAAGTTCATCCTTGACTTCAAGATCAAAGAACTGAAATCGCAAATCGAGCCCAGGGAGCAAATGATTCAAGAACAAACCGAGCAAATCAATGCCATGGTTAAAGAACTCGAGAATTTGCAACGAGTTATTTTGAGTCTTGATTTACAACTGCACGAATTGAGGGAAAAACTTTACGCTTCGGATAACGAAGTGAAGAAGCAAATTGCGAAGAACGCAGCGATGAACCGAGCATTGAAGAAGATCAAGACTGATATTTTCCTAGCGAGTGGTCAGATTCAGAATGTCCCACTTCTGATTAAAACTGTGAAGGAAATGTACCACAAGTTCAACATCGACGAAGATTTCGAACTGACCCAAGCTGAAGACACGGAAGTGAAGAGCGAGTTTCTGAGACAGAGGGAGTTTTTGGAGAGGACGGTGACAAGTCTTCAGATGCAAGTTAATAAGAGTACTTCGACTTTGAGTTCGGATAAGGTGAAGTTGACTGAGGAGAACGCCGTTTTGTTGGTCGAGACCAACATGTTGCGGAAGCAACTCAAAGACGAGCAGAGGAGGAAGGATAAGTTGCAGTCGATTCTCGGGGTGAACCAGAAGTATTTGCCGCCGAAAGTCGCAATGGAACGGGTGCAAAATGCGACAGCAACAAGGGAGGAAATTAAGAAGGAGTACCGGAAAACGATCGAGTACAATGAGAAGAGTATGCAAGCTTTGAGGGAAGAGAACGACAGACTCTTGAATAAAATTCTAGTCGAGGCGAGTAACACGACGGAAATGTCGCCAACAGCTGGTGAATTGTCAATACAGGaggataataaaaatgattaa
- the LOC659999 gene encoding platelet-activating factor acetylhydrolase: MWWLWKSTNNLPEATGPFTPGCMDVMLDYSHEGIFMRLYYPTNEAKKDPRNFHRWVPWIPSANYFIGLSKVLMIFPFIIRFVYWWCHTNIVPALYGSRPKTDQKLKCIVLSHGLGGYRSLYSNTCCELASRGFLVAALEHRDGSSCYTYYYKSEEDARNQRPTNIEYEPFVLGKTHHKQRRRQVEHRAKECGKVADFFADLNSGKVPHNVICDVPTRRQIDFDLADFVGKLDLTTLTIAGHSFGGATALLTLDQRREFKHGILLDPWMYPIKDEGLEAKITQPLIFINTQTFHIMSNVSSMAKFLTSDDRTMFTILHTTHENQTDSALVVGYWLNWFMKKLDPLVALKINNSLILEFLDKWVKCPSDVSDCREYLQEQGSNLEQGLTRPWL; this comes from the exons GGCCTTTTACGCCGGGCTGCATGGACGTCATGCTCGACTATAGCCACGAGGGCATTTTCATGCGTCTCTACTACCCCACAAACGAGGCCAAGAAAGATCCA agGAATTTCCACCGTTGGGTCCCTTGGATCCCCTCAGCGAACTACTTTATAGGCCTTTCAAAAGTGTTAATGATCTTTCCTTTCATAATCCGATTCGTGTACTGGTGGTGTC ACACAAACATCGTCCCCGCCTTATATGGAAGTCGCCCGAAAACCGACCAAAAACTGAAATGTATTGTCTTATCTCACGGTTTGGGTGGTTACAGGTCATTGTACAGCAACACATGCTGCGAATTAGCCTCGAGAGGGTTTTTAGTGGCGGCTTTGGAGCACAGGGACGGCTCCTCCTGTTACACCTACTACTACAAATCGGAGGAAGACGCCCGAAATCAGCGCCCGACCAACATCGAGTACGAGCCCTTTGTCTTGGGCAAAACGCACCACAAGCAGCGGAGGCGCCAGGTGGAGCACAGAGCCAAGGAGTGCGGAAAAGTCGCCGACTTTTTCGCTGACTTAAACAGCGGGAAAGTGCCCCACAATGTGATTTGTGACGTCCCCACACGGCGCCAAATTGACTTCGATTTGGCCGATTTTGTCGGAAAACTGGACTTGACAACGCTCACAATAGCAGGACATTCGTTCGGCGGAGCTACGGCCCTTTTGACTTTGGACCAAAGAAGGGAGTTCAAGCACGGGATTTTGCTGGACCCTTGGATGTATCCGATCAAGGACGAGGGTTTGGAGGCGAAAATAACCCAACCtttgatttttatcaacaCTCAGACGTTCCACATCATGAGCAATGTCAGTTCCATGGCGAAATTCCTAACGAGCGACGACCGGACAATGTTCACGATTTT GCATACTACTCACGAAAATCAGACTGATTCGGCTCTAGTTGTGGGTTATTGGCTCAATTGGTTCATGAAGAAGTTGGACCCTTTGGTTGCGctcaaaattaacaatagtCTAATTCTCGAATTTTTGGATAAGTGGGTTAAATGTCCGAGTGATGTTAGCGATTGTCGGGAGTATCTCCAGGAGCAAGGATCGAATCTAGAACAAGGTCTTACTCGCCCTtggctttaa